The sequence below is a genomic window from Kitasatospora kifunensis.
GAGCCCGGGCGCCGACCCCATGCCGTCGCGCCCCGATCCTGCCTCCGCGCCTGGCACGCTGCCCACCCCCTGGGAGCCACCTGGCCTAGACTTGACCGATTCGAACCCATTTGCGGAGCGTCCCGGCGTCCAGCGGACTTACACCAAATTCTCAGGAAACATCCTTGCGCGCGACCGCAGCCGTCGTCTGAGGGTCCGGCGGCTGCCTCAGGAGCCGCTGTGGGCCGCCGCAGTCGCCGTGGCCACCGCAGTCGGTGGCGGAGACGCGGCGCTGAACTCGGCACCGGACGGCCCGTCAGCCGTTCAGCGCAGTGTCATGCCAGGCGCCCTGGTCATCGGTCAGGCAGACCCGGTCGATCGAGCCCAGCGGACGAAGCTCCGGCGGATCAACCTCCGGCGGCTGCGTTGGTCGGCGCCGGCAGGGTGGTGGGACCGGCCAACCGCGCGAAGGTGATCGCATCGGATCGGCGCCACGGTCCAGAAGTCGCCCGGACGCCAGCCGGGCGATAGCCGAGTGGGAGGGCGCGGCGCCATCGCCGCGTCCTCCCACTCCAGGGTCAGCGGTAGTTCACGTACTGGATCGCGAAGTCCAGGTCCTTGCCCTTGAGCAGCGCCTGCACCGCCTGCAGGTCGTCGCGGCTCTTCGAGGAGACGCGCAGCTCCTCGCCCTGGACCTGGGCCTTGACGCCCTTCGGGCCCTCGTCGCGGATGATCTTGGAGATCTTCTTGGCGTCCTCCTGGGAGATGCCCTCCTTGATCGTCGCGAAGATCTTGTACTCCTTGCCGGACAGCTGCGGCTCGCCCGCGTCCAGCGCCTTCAACGAGATCTTGCGCGCGATCAGCTTGCTCTGGAACACGTCGAGGATGGCCTTGACCCGCTCCTCGCCGTCTGCCTTCAGCTCGATCCGTTCACCCGTCCAACCGATGGTCGCGCCGACGTTCTTGAAGTCGTAGCGGGTGGCGATCTCGCGGGAGGTCTGGTTGATCGCGTTGTCGACCTCCTGCTTCTCGACCTTCGAGACGATGTCGAAACTGGAGTCGGCCATCTGTGGTGGTCTCCTTGCGATGTCGGCAGCACACGCCCCACCGATGCGGGGCACTCACGGGACCAGCCTATCCAGCGACACCCCGCCCCGACCCTTTGATCATCACGTGGCCAATCGAGTGGCGGAGCACCCCCTGTCATCAGGTAAGGTTTACCCAGTCGAACGGGGCGCAGCCCCGAGAGACACAAATCCTGGCTGGTTGCCCGAGCGGCCAAAGGGAGCAGACTGTAAATCTGTCGCGCAAGCTACGCAGGTTCGAACCCTGCACCAGCCACAGGATAGAGAAACAGCCCCTGATCTGCGGAAACGCAGGTCGGGGGCTGTTTCGTTGTGGTGTCGCAAGCCCGCGGCGCACCGGCTCTCACGCAGCTCTGGGGCCGAGGTCCGACTCGAACTCCGTCAGCAGGCAAGCGAGCGCCTCCGGGGTCTCCTCCTGTGGGGAGTGTCCGGCGGCGGGGATCAGGTGCACCTCGCCGCGCCACAGGGTGGGCAGGGACGGCGCGATCGACTGCAGGTAGGCGAGGCTGACCAGTTGATCTGCGGAGCCCTGTAGGAGGGCGAGTGGCTGCTGGAGTTCGCGGGCGATGGTGAGTTCGTCGGCGAAGGCGCCCGAGGCGAGGGTGGCTGCGAGGTCGGTGCGGGCGGCCGGGTCGGTGGTCAGGATGTCGGCGGTGGCCGCTGCCGGGGAGAGTGGTGAGCCGGGGGCGAGCTGGCTCAGCGCGTAGGCGCGGGCCTCGTCCGGGCTGACCTCGGAGCTGAAGCCCACGCCGAGCGCGGGGTGCGGCAGGAAGGCCTCGCCCATCGACTCGGGGCCGGCCAGCGGTGGGGTGCCGAAGAGCGCGAAGCCGGCGGGCTCGGGCAGTTCGGATGCGGCTTCGAGGGCGATGTGTCCGCCAAGGCTCCAGCCCACGACCAGCGCGCCGTGCGCCTTGGTGGCGCGGGCGAACGCCGCGAGGGTGCGGGTGTAGAGCGGGATCGAGTAACCGGCGGTGGCGCGTGGGGAGTTGCCGTGTCCGGGCAGGTCCGGCGCGAGGCAGCGGAAGCGCTGTCCGAACGGGCCCTCCAGTAGTCGCTGCCAGGTGCGGGAGGAGCTGGAGTTGCCGTGCACGAGGATGACCGGGCGGCCCTGGCCGGTGCTCTCGCGGTAGGCGAGCCGCTGGGTGGGGAGTTCGACGAACTGATGATGCGTCATGTACTCATGGTCCTACGAATGCTTGAGTTGGCGGACCAGTTGACGGTACGTCTGGAATGCCGTTTTGGGCGTGTAGTCGTCGTTGAGCAGGCCGAGGTGGTCGAGCATGTTGGTCGAGTTGCTCTTGTCGTCCCGCAGGTCGAAGTACTCGTAGCTGGTGATGTTCAGCTTCGCGCGGTTCGCGTTGATCGCGGTCAGTTCTGAGGTCAGGGCGGCGGACTGCTGCGCCTCGGTGCGCGGGGCGAGGGTGTCCCAGCCGTTCTCCGCCACGTGGATGGCGACCTTGTCACCGAGGCCCGCGATCGGCATCTCCTGGGTGCGCACGACGTTGATCGCGCTCACCGCCTGCTGCCCCAGGTCGCCGGGGCTCGGGCGGAAGACGTCGGGGTAGAGCTCCACGCCGACGTAGTCGATCGAGTCGCGGAGCTTCGTCCCGCCGGTGGTGGCGAGCGACTGCCAGAACGTGGTGTCCGCCTGTCCGAACGCGCCCTCGTCGAAGCCGATCCTGAGCTTGCGCAGGCCCAGTTCGCGGGCCTCGTCCTTGGCCGCCTCGATCCCGGCCACCACGCCGGGGACCATCGACGGGTCAGAGGCCGCGAGCAGGTTCACGTCGACGCCCAGGGAGATCGACGCCGAACGCGGGCCGGCCACCCGCACCTCCTCGCGCACGTACTGCAGCCAGCCGTCCAGTGGGGTGTTCTGCCCGGGGTAGCTCAACACCAGGTCCAGCTTGCGGCCGTGGCCCAGGTAGCCGAAGAACTGCTTGGCGTCGGCGCCGCCGGTCTGCGTCCCGTTGTAGCCGGTGTACTCGCGGACCAGGAAGCCCGATCCGTCCTGGAGTCGGTCCAGCGCCTTGACCACCTTCGCGCCGTCATCCGGCGCTCCGTCCTTCGAGCCGCCGCCCGCGTAGCCGCCGGGGTAGATGCCCAGCGCCAGCGGCCTGGGCGCCGCGTCGGCTGCGGGCGTGTTCGCCGTGAGTGCGGTGACCGCGAGCGCCATCGCGCAGACGGTACCTCGCCAGGCTGCCTTCATGATCCTGTGCTCCCCTCGTCGGATCCTGCCGGTCGATCATGCCATCTCGATGCGGATGAGCTGACGAGAAGTCAGGAGCGTGAAGCAGTCGGCGCGTGGCGCGTCAGGGGGGCGTTCGGATGGGGTGTGGGGGCGTCAGGGTTGTGTCAAGGGGGGTGCTGGGGGGCGGGGCGGCTCGGATTTGCTGGGGGCAGGAGTCGGCGGAGAAGGGGCAGTCATGGTCGAGCGGCGGCGGGTCGTCGTGGGGGTCAGTGGCTCGCTGGGCAGTCTGGCGGCGCTGCACCGGGCGGCCGAGGAGGCTCGGCGGACCGAGGCCGAGCTGTTGACCGTGCTGGCGTGGACTCCGCCGGGGGGTGAGCACAGTGTGCGCCGGGCGCCCTGCCCGCCGCTGATCTCGGCCTGCCGGGAGACGGCTGTCGAGCGGCTCGGAACGGCGTTGGCCGAGGCGTTCCCGACCGGGCTGGTGGGGGTGCCGCTGAAGTGTGTCGCGGTGCGCGGGGAGGCGGGGCCGGCGTTGGTGGCGGCGGCGAACGGGCCGGACGACGTGCTGATCGTGGGTGCGGGCGGCGGTGGGTGGTGGCGGCGGTTGCGGCCCTCGGTGACCGGCTACTGCGTTCGGCATGCAGGGTGCCCGGTGCTGACCGTGCCGCGGCCGCAACTGCTGCGCGAGCCGGCGTCGTTCGAGCGCCGCAATGCGTACCACCTGCCGCTGGAGACGGTGGAGGCGATGGCGGCGACGGAGACCGCCGGCGGCCGCTGACCGCGTCGATGTTCTTCTACACCGCGCGTCCTGGTGGGCGCCGCTATCGGCCGGTGGTGGACCGGCTCGCGGTGCCGATGTCCGGTGCGCTGGCCTTCTTCGGGAGTGCGGGGCTGGCGCTCGGGCTCGGCGGGGTGGGGGAGTTGCGGCCCTGCTGGTTCTCGCTGGGTGTCTTCGCGGTGGGCGGTGCGCTGCTCGGCCGGCTCTCGCGGCCGATGGCCGCGCCGGTGATCGGGCTCGTGGGCTGGTTGTTCTACAACGGGTACGTGGTGCACCGGTACGCGGTGCTGGGTTGGGCGGGCGGTGGCGTCGAGCTGGGGAGGATGGGGCTGCTGACCTGCGTCGCGTTGGTGGGCGCGTGGTCGGCGACGCGCCCGCGGCGGCGGATACGCACCGAGCAGTGGGCTTTGCAAAGTTT
It includes:
- a CDS encoding YajQ family cyclic di-GMP-binding protein gives rise to the protein MADSSFDIVSKVEKQEVDNAINQTSREIATRYDFKNVGATIGWTGERIELKADGEERVKAILDVFQSKLIARKISLKALDAGEPQLSGKEYKIFATIKEGISQEDAKKISKIIRDEGPKGVKAQVQGEELRVSSKSRDDLQAVQALLKGKDLDFAIQYVNYR
- a CDS encoding alpha/beta fold hydrolase; translated protein: MTHHQFVELPTQRLAYRESTGQGRPVILVHGNSSSSRTWQRLLEGPFGQRFRCLAPDLPGHGNSPRATAGYSIPLYTRTLAAFARATKAHGALVVGWSLGGHIALEAASELPEPAGFALFGTPPLAGPESMGEAFLPHPALGVGFSSEVSPDEARAYALSQLAPGSPLSPAAATADILTTDPAARTDLAATLASGAFADELTIARELQQPLALLQGSADQLVSLAYLQSIAPSLPTLWRGEVHLIPAAGHSPQEETPEALACLLTEFESDLGPRAA
- a CDS encoding universal stress protein produces the protein MVERRRVVVGVSGSLGSLAALHRAAEEARRTEAELLTVLAWTPPGGEHSVRRAPCPPLISACRETAVERLGTALAEAFPTGLVGVPLKCVAVRGEAGPALVAAANGPDDVLIVGAGGGGWWRRLRPSVTGYCVRHAGCPVLTVPRPQLLREPASFERRNAYHLPLETVEAMAATETAGGR